One Brassica napus cultivar Da-Ae chromosome A1, Da-Ae, whole genome shotgun sequence genomic region harbors:
- the LOC106379714 gene encoding receptor-like protein kinase HAIKU2 — translation MFRQLFIVRLLFLLPLASSSSNHKRELKNLLKLKSTFQETEPNSVFATWTHQKPPCEFSGITCNSGGNVVEINLESRSLNNGDNNNTSDLPFDSICNLKFLEKLVLGNNALSGKILKNLRSCKRLRYLDLGINNFSGEFPEIDSLRLLEFLSLNASGISGRFPWKSLKSLKRLSFLSVGDNRFDPHPFPGEILNLRGLSWLYMSNISITGEIPEGVKNLVLLQNLEISDNRISGEIPKGIVQLINLKRFEVYNNSLTGKLPLGFGNLTNLKYFDASNNSLEGDLSELRSLKNLVSLGLYENRLTGVIPREFGDFKSLAALSLYRNKLTGKLPEELGSWTGFSYIDVSENCLEGQIPPDMCKKGAMTHLLMLQNRFTGQFPESYAECKTLIRIRVSNNSLSGMVPYGIWGLPKLQFLDLASNRFEGPFTDDIGNAKSLGSLDLSSNLFSGSIPSQISGADSLVSVNIRMNKFSGQVPDSLGKLKELSSLYLDKNNLSGDIPESLGLCGSLVVLNLAGNSLSGRIPGSLGSLRLLKSFNLSENRLTGLIPVALSTLKLSLLDLSNNELSGSVPDSLISGSFVGNSGLCSSKISYLHPCVGPRGYIGTTKHLSKLEICYITAAVLVLFLLFCYVIYKVKKDRLNRTARNKNNWLVSSFRLLNLNEMEIIDKIKPENLIGRGGHGDVYKVTLRNGETLAVKHILGTDTCNREFEAEVATLSNVKHINVVKLFCSITSEDSKLLVYEFMTNGSLWEQLHERRGDQEIGWRVRQAIALGAAKGLEYLHHGLDQPVIHRDVKSSNILLDEEWRPRIADFGLSKIIQSDSVQRDVSSSIVEGTLGYIAPEYAYTTKVNEKSDVYSFGVVLMELVTGKKPMEVEFGENRDIVSWVLSRSKEMEKEKMMELIDPVIEYEYKEDALKVLTIALLCTGKSPQVRPFMKSVVRMLETTGTSYDKSNGEASHGVSDSVEITEGL, via the exons ATGTTCCGACAACTATTTATCGTCCGCCTTCTCTTTCTACTACCCCTCGCTTCATCGAGCTCCAACCATAAAAGAGAACTCAAGAATCTCCTCAAACTAAAATCCACATTTCAAGAAACAGAACCAAACTCCGTCTTCGCCACCTGGACTCACCAGAAACCGCCTTGTGAGTTCTCCGGAATCACCTGTAACTCCGGCGGAAACGTCGTCGAGATCAACCTCGAAAGCCGGAGCCTAAACAACGGAGATAATAACAATACTTCCGATCTTCCTTTCGACTCAATCTGCAACTTAAAGTTTCTCGAGAAGCTAGTTCTTGGAAACAACGCCTTAAGCGGCAAGATTCTCAAGAATCTCAGGAGCTGTAAGCGTCTGAGATACTTAGACCTAGGAATCAACAACTTCTCAGGCGAGTTTCCGGAGATCGATTCTTTACGGTTACTAGAGTTTTTAAGCTTAAACGCCTCAGGAATCTCCGGGAGATTCCCATGGAAGTCTCTGAAAAGCTTGAAGAGGTTGAGTTTCTTGAGCGTGGGAGATAACCGGTTCGATCCTCATCCATTTCCAGGAGAGATCCTAAATCTCAGAGGTTTGAGTTGGCTTTACATGAGCAACATCAGCATCACCGGTGAGATTCCAGAGGGAGTCAAGAACCTTGTTCTCTTACAAAACCTTGAGATCTCTGATAACAGAATCTCCGGTGAGATTCCTAAGGGAATAGTTCAGCTTATAAACCTAAAGCGGTTTGAGGTTTATAACAATTCCTTGACAGGCAAGTTACCATTAGGGTTTGGGAATTTGACGAATCTGAAGTACTTTGATGCATCTAACAACTCATTAGAAGGTGATTTGTCAGAGCTAAGGTCCTTAAAGAACCTTGTATCTCTCGGCTTGTACGAAAACCGACTCACCGGTGTGATCCCAAGAGAGTTTGGAGATTTCAAGAGTTTAGCTGCTTTGTCTCTTTACAGAAACAAGCTCACAGGGAAGCTACCGGAGGAACTCGGATCTTGGACTGGTTTTAGTTACATAGACGTGTCTGAGAACTGCTTGGAAGGTCAGATTCCTCCTGATATGTGCAAGAAAGGCGCAATGACGCATCTTCTTATGTTGCAGAACAGATTCACAGGACAGTTTCCTGAGAGCTATGCTGAATGCAAGACTCTGATACGTATCCGTGTAAGCAACAACTCTCTCTCTGGTATGGTTCCATATGGGATTTGGGGTTTGCCTAAGCTCCAGTTTCTTGATCTTGCTTCTAACCGTTTCGAAGGACCTTTCACTGATGATATTGGTAACGCCAAGTCTCTTGGCTCTTTAGATTTGAGCAGCAATTTGTTTTCAGGTTCTATACCGTCTCAGATCTCAGGAGCTGACTCGCTGGTCTCGGTGAACATTCGTATGAACAAGTTTTCAGGGCAAGTCCCTGACTCTTTAGGAAAGCTTAAGGAGCTTTCAAGTCTCTATCTTGACAAGAACAATCTATCTGGTGATATACCAGAGTCGTTAGGCTTGTGTGGATCTCTGGTTGTTCTAAACCTAGCTGGAAACTCACTCTCTGGGAGAATCCCTGGAAGCTTAGGATCTTTACGGTTATTGAAATCTTTTAATCTATCAGAAAACAGACTAACCGGATTGATTCCGGTTGCTTTATCAACTCTTAAGCTAAGCTTACTTGACTTATCCAACAACGAGTTGTCCGGTTCTGTTCCTGACTCACTAATAAGTGGAAGCTTTGTCGGAAACTCAGGTCTGTGCAGCTCAAAGATATCATATCTTCACCCATGTGTAGGACCTCGAGGTTACATTGGGACAACAAAACACTTGTCTAAACTGGAGATCTGTTATATCACCGCTGCAGTACTTGTCTTGTTCCTTTTATTCTGTTACGTGATCTACAAGGTAAAGAAAGATAGGTTAAATCGCACGGCTCGGAATAAGAACAACTGGCTAGTGAGCTCTTTCCGGTTACTAAACTTGAACGAAATGGAAATCATCGATAAGATCAAGCCAGAGAATCTCATAGGCAGAGGCGGTCACGGGGATGTCTACAAAGTAACCCTAAGGAACGGCGAAACCCTAGCTGTTAAGCACATCTTGGGAACAGATACTTGTAACCGAGAATTTGAGGCAGAAGTTGCAACGTTGAGCAATGTAAAACACATAAACGTTGTGAAGTTGTTCTGCAGCATAACGAGTGAGGATAGTAAGTTACTTGTCTATGAGTTTATGACTAATGGAAGTTTGTGGGAGCAGTTGCACGAGCGGCGTGGTGATCAAGAGATTGGTTGGCGTGTGAGACAAGCAATAGCTTTAGGAGCTGCTAAAGGGTTAGAGTATCTGCACCATGGATTAGACCAGCCTGTGATACATCGTGACGTGAAGTCTAGTAATATATTGCTTGATGAGGAGTGGAGACCGAGGATTGCTGATTTTGGATTGTCTAAAATCATTCAGTCTGATTCAGTTCAACGAGATGTGTCTTCTTCTATCGTTGAAGGAACTCTCGGCTACATTGCCCCCG AATATGCATACACAACTAAAGTGAATGAGAAGAGCGATGTTTACAGTTTTGGGGTGGTGCTAATGGAGTTGGTGACGGGGAAGAAGCCAATGGAGGTTGAGTTCGGTGAGAATAGAGACATTGTCTCGTGGGTTTTGAGCCGGAGCAAGGAGAtggagaaagagaagatgatggAACTAATCGACCCGGTCATAGAATATGAATACAAGGAGGATGCTCTTAAAGTATTGACTATTGCTTTGTTATGTACTGGCAAGTCTCCTCAGGTTAGACCGTTTATGAAATCAGTGGTTCGAATGCTGGAGACAACAGGGACTTCTTACGACAAAAGCAACGGAGAAGCAAGTCATGGTGTGAGTGATAGTGTTGAGATTACTGAAGGTTTATAG
- the LOC106346439 gene encoding uncharacterized protein LOC106346439: MDPCSFVRVIVGNLTVRFPATSPSSSSSSEPSVSGINPNCYCKIRFKNFPRQIASVPVMLRTESESETRSSGNISTVAACFSLSKAQIEAALKKPNWSVLSIETYSRVGDGVSGASCGLASGSEKLLGRFDVSIDLKSAESKTSLAHNGWVALRRSKKGGKSGSDPELHLTVRVEPDPRFVFQFDGEPECSPQVFQVQGNTKQAVFTCKFGARSSNSGDRNQLGSSSMRSEKEQPSKERKGWSVTVHDLSGSPVAMASMVTPFVPSPGSNRVNRSSPGAWLILRPDGCTWKPWGRLEAWRESGYSSDALGYRFELFQDGIATAVSASSSISLKNGGSFVIDVTGGNTTAASTPTTSPQGSWDLGSGSSAGSRPASRPGSGSGSDFGYLLPQHPAQSRGFVMSASVEGVGKRSKPEVEVGVTHVTCTEDAAAHVALAAAVDLSLDACRLFSQKLRKELRQQSQLGVV; the protein is encoded by the coding sequence ATGGATCCGTGCTCTTTCGTACGGGTCATAGTCGGTAACTTGACCGTTAGGTTTCCGGCGACGTctccgtcttcttcttcatcatccgaACCGTCTGTTTCCGGAATCAACCCTAACTGCTACTGCAAAATCAGATTCAAGAACTTCCCTCGCCAGATCGCTTCTGTTCCGGTCATgctccgaaccgaatccgaatccgAGACGCGCTCCTCCGGTAACATCTCAACCGTCGCCGCTTGCTTCAGCCTTAGCAAAGCTCAGATCGAGGCGGCACTTAAGAAGCCTAATTGGAGCGTCCTCTCAATCGAGACTTACTCGCGCGTCGGCGATGGCGTTAGCGGCGCGTCGTGTGGACTCGCTTCGGGGAGCGAGAAGTTGCTCGGTAGATTCGATGTTTCGATTGATTTAAAATCTGCGGAGAGTAAGACGAGTTTGGCTCACAACGGATGGGTTGCTTTGAGGAGGTCTAAGAAAGGGGGAAAGTCAGGATCCGATCCGGAGCTCCATTTGACCGTGCGGGTTGAACCCGACCCGAGATTCGTGTTTCAGTTCGACGGCGAGCCGGAGTGCAGCCCTCAGGTTTTCCAAGTGCAAGGGAACACGAAACAAGCCGTGTTCACTTGCAAGTTCGGCGCGAGAAGTTCCAACTCCGGAGATCGGAATCAGTTAGGCAGTTCTTCGATGAGATCGGAGAAAGAGCAACCGTCGAAAGAGAGGAAAGGCTGGTCCGTAACTGTCCACGATCTCTCCGGTTCACCCGTAGCGATGGCCTCTATGGTCACACCTTTCGTACCGTCTCCCGGTTCTAACCGCGTGAACCGGTCGAGTCCCGGCGCGTGGCTCATTCTCCGGCCCGACGGTTGCACGTGGAAGCCTTGGGGGAGGTTAGAGGCGTGGCGTGAATCCGGTTACTCCTCCGACGCGCTAGGTTACCGTTTCGAGCTCTTCCAAGACGGAATCGCCACCGCGGTTTCCGCATCGTCGTCTATCAGTTTGAAAAATGGCGGGAGTTTTGTTATTGATGTCACCGGCGGGAACACCACGGCGGCTTCTACGCCGACAACGAGTCCTCAGGGAAGCTGGGATCTCGGATCCGGATCCAGCGCCGGGTCGAGGCCCGCGTCGAGGCCAGGGTCAGGATCCGGGTCGGATTTTGGGTATCTGCTGCCGCAGCATCCGGCGCAGAGCAGAGGGTTCGTGATGTCGGCTTCGGTGGAAGGAGTGGGGAAACGGAGTAAACCTGAGGTGGAAGTTGGTGTGACGCACGTGACGTGCACGGAGGATGCAGCAGCGCACGTGGCTTTGGCTGCGGCGGTGGATCTGAGTTTGGACGCTTGCAGGCTGTTCTCTCAGAAGCTAAGGAAAGAGCTGAGACAGCAAAGCCAGCTTGGTGTCGTTTGA